A genome region from Mycobacterium florentinum includes the following:
- the idsA2 gene encoding bifunctional (2E,6E)-farnesyl/geranyl diphosphate synthase, which yields MTGAIAEQLRQYLHTRRDETAYIGGDYAALISALEDFVLNGGKRLRPAFAYWGWRAVADAEPDAQVLLLFSALELLHACALVHDDVIDDSSTRRGKPTVHVRFAALHRDRNWRGSADRFGVSAAILLGDLALAWADDIAFGADLPPDTQRRVRRVWADIRTEVLGGQYLDIVAEASAAESIASAMNVDTFKTACYTVTRPLQLGVAAAADRPDVQAAFAQFGNDLGVAFQLRDDVLGVFGDPAVTGKPSGDDLRSGKRTVLLAEAVELADKSNPLAAKLLRSSIGAPLTDAQVAELRDVIESVGALTAAEQRIAELTQRALAQLAAAPISTSAKAGLLELARMATDRSA from the coding sequence TTGACCGGCGCGATTGCCGAGCAACTTCGCCAGTACCTGCACACCCGGCGTGACGAGACCGCTTACATCGGTGGCGACTACGCCGCGTTGATCTCCGCCCTCGAAGACTTTGTGCTCAATGGGGGCAAACGGCTGCGGCCCGCCTTCGCCTATTGGGGATGGCGCGCGGTGGCCGACGCGGAACCCGACGCGCAAGTGCTGCTGCTGTTTTCCGCGCTGGAGCTGTTGCACGCCTGCGCGCTGGTGCACGACGACGTCATCGACGACTCCTCCACCCGCCGCGGCAAGCCGACCGTGCACGTCCGATTCGCCGCGCTGCACCGCGACCGGAACTGGCGCGGCTCGGCGGACCGCTTCGGGGTTTCGGCGGCCATCCTGCTCGGCGACCTGGCCCTGGCCTGGGCCGACGACATCGCCTTCGGCGCGGACCTGCCGCCGGACACGCAGCGACGGGTCCGGCGCGTGTGGGCCGACATCCGCACCGAAGTGCTGGGCGGGCAGTACCTCGACATCGTCGCGGAGGCCAGCGCCGCGGAGTCGATCGCGTCGGCGATGAACGTCGACACGTTCAAGACCGCCTGCTACACGGTGACGCGACCGCTGCAGCTCGGGGTGGCGGCGGCCGCCGACCGCCCGGATGTGCAGGCCGCCTTTGCGCAGTTCGGGAACGACCTCGGCGTGGCGTTCCAGCTCCGTGACGACGTGCTGGGCGTGTTCGGGGATCCGGCGGTGACCGGCAAGCCATCGGGTGACGATTTGCGCTCCGGCAAGCGCACCGTGCTGCTGGCCGAGGCAGTGGAGTTGGCCGACAAGTCAAATCCCTTGGCGGCCAAACTCTTACGGAGCTCTATCGGCGCACCGTTGACCGACGCGCAGGTGGCCGAGCTGCGCGACGTCATCGAGTCGGTGGGCGCCCTGACCGCGGCCGAGCAACGCATCGCGGAACTGACCCAACGGGCGCTGGCCCAACTCGCGGCCGCACCCATCAGCACGTCGGCCAAGGCCGGACTCTTGGAACTGGCCCGGATGGCCACCGACCGGTCCGCCTGA
- the mraZ gene encoding division/cell wall cluster transcriptional repressor MraZ, with amino-acid sequence MFLGTYTPKLDDKGRLTLPAKFRDALAGGLMVTKSQDHSLAVYPRAEFEELARRASKTSRSNPEARAFLRNLAAGTDEQHPDAQGRITLSADHRRYANLSKDCVVIGAVDYLEIWDAQAWQDYQQAHEENFSAASDEALGDII; translated from the coding sequence GTGTTTCTCGGCACCTACACGCCCAAGCTCGACGACAAGGGGCGACTGACGTTGCCCGCCAAGTTTCGTGACGCACTGGCAGGGGGGTTGATGGTCACCAAGAGCCAAGATCACAGCCTCGCCGTCTACCCGCGGGCGGAATTCGAGGAGCTGGCCCGCCGGGCGAGCAAGACCTCTCGCAGCAACCCGGAAGCCAGGGCGTTCCTGCGCAATCTGGCCGCCGGCACCGATGAGCAGCACCCCGACGCCCAGGGCCGCATCACCCTGTCGGCCGACCACCGTCGCTACGCGAACCTATCCAAGGACTGCGTGGTGATCGGAGCGGTCGACTACCTGGAAATCTGGGATGCCCAGGCCTGGCAGGACTACCAGCAAGCACACGAAGAGAACTTCTCCGCGGCCAGCGATGAAGCACTCGGCGACATCATCTGA
- a CDS encoding protein kinase domain-containing protein — protein MTRPGTGDPLDSALLDGRYLVQGKIASGGTSTVYRGLDVRLDRPVALKVMDSRYAGDSEFMTRFQLEARTVARLKNPGLVAVYDQGLDARHPFLVMELIEGGTLRELLAERGPMPPHAVVAVLRPLLGGLAAAHRAGLVHRDVKPENVLISDDGDVKIADFGLVRAVAAAGITSTSVILGTAAYLSPEQVRDGNAGPRSDVYSAGILTYELMTGRAPFTGDSPLSVAYQRLDHDVPRPGAVIEGVPTQFDDFVACATARDPAERYADAIEMLADVEAIAEELDLPDFRVPAPRNSAQHRSAALHHSRLSEQPAAPPPPAQPAVRQPTRQLPRGPGDWPESEPQAQVGPDPDEEYEYQPVSGEFAGIAISEFTLARQQNRRMVLIWVALVLALAGLAATAGWTIGSNLAGLL, from the coding sequence GTGACCAGACCCGGGACGGGCGACCCGTTGGACAGCGCGTTGCTGGATGGCCGCTACCTGGTTCAGGGCAAGATCGCCAGCGGCGGCACCTCGACGGTGTACCGCGGCCTCGACGTCCGGCTCGATCGCCCGGTCGCGCTGAAAGTGATGGATTCGCGCTATGCCGGCGACAGCGAGTTCATGACCCGCTTCCAGCTCGAGGCCCGCACGGTGGCCCGGCTGAAGAATCCGGGGCTGGTCGCCGTCTACGACCAGGGCCTGGACGCGCGGCACCCATTTCTGGTGATGGAGCTCATCGAGGGCGGCACCCTGCGCGAGCTGCTGGCCGAACGCGGTCCGATGCCGCCCCATGCCGTGGTGGCGGTGCTGCGCCCGCTGCTCGGTGGGCTGGCCGCCGCGCATCGCGCCGGGCTGGTGCATCGCGACGTCAAACCCGAGAACGTGCTGATCTCCGATGATGGCGACGTCAAAATCGCCGATTTCGGTCTGGTACGTGCGGTCGCGGCCGCCGGAATCACCTCCACCAGTGTCATTTTGGGCACCGCGGCCTACTTGTCGCCCGAGCAGGTGCGCGACGGTAACGCCGGTCCGCGCAGCGATGTCTACTCCGCCGGGATCCTCACCTACGAGCTGATGACCGGCCGGGCACCGTTCACCGGCGACTCCCCGCTGTCGGTCGCCTACCAGCGACTGGACCACGACGTGCCGCGTCCCGGCGCCGTGATCGAAGGAGTGCCCACCCAATTCGACGATTTCGTGGCGTGCGCGACGGCGCGCGACCCGGCCGAGCGGTACGCCGACGCGATCGAGATGCTCGCCGACGTGGAGGCGATCGCCGAGGAGCTGGACCTGCCCGACTTCCGGGTCCCGGCGCCACGCAACTCTGCCCAGCACCGCTCGGCGGCGCTGCACCACAGTCGGCTCAGCGAGCAGCCCGCGGCGCCACCGCCGCCGGCTCAGCCCGCGGTGCGTCAGCCCACCCGTCAGCTGCCGCGCGGACCCGGCGACTGGCCGGAATCCGAACCGCAGGCCCAGGTCGGCCCCGACCCCGACGAGGAATACGAATACCAGCCTGTCTCAGGCGAATTCGCCGGTATCGCGATCAGCGAATTCACCCTCGCGCGTCAACAAAACCGGCGCATGGTGCTGATCTGGGTGGCGCTGGTGCTGGCGCTGGCCGGTCTGGCCGCGACGGCGGGCTGGACGATTGGCAGCAACCTGGCCGGGCTGCTGTGA
- a CDS encoding Rv2175c family DNA-binding protein yields MGSIPAGDDVLDPDEPTYDLPRVAELLGVPVSKVQQQLREGHLLAVRRAGGVVIPQVFFTNSGEVVKSLPGLLTILHDGGYHETEIVRWLFTPDASLTVTRDGSRDAISNARPVDALHAHQAREVVRRAQAMAY; encoded by the coding sequence GTGGGCAGTATTCCGGCCGGCGACGATGTCTTGGATCCCGACGAGCCAACCTACGACCTGCCCCGGGTCGCCGAGTTGCTCGGCGTGCCGGTGAGCAAGGTGCAGCAGCAGCTGCGAGAGGGTCATCTGCTTGCGGTTCGCCGTGCCGGGGGTGTGGTGATTCCGCAGGTCTTCTTCACCAACAGCGGTGAAGTCGTCAAGAGCCTGCCGGGGCTGCTGACCATCCTGCACGACGGCGGTTATCACGAAACCGAGATCGTGCGTTGGCTGTTCACCCCCGATGCGTCGCTGACGGTGACGCGCGACGGGAGCCGCGATGCGATCAGCAACGCCCGTCCGGTCGACGCGTTGCACGCCCACCAGGCCCGCGAGGTGGTCCGCCGGGCCCAGGCGATGGCTTACTGA
- a CDS encoding DUF3040 domain-containing protein → MPLSDHEQRMLDQIESALYAEDPKFASSVRGGGFRAPTARRRLQGAALFVIGLAMLVSGVAFKATMIGSFPILSVVGFVVMFGGVVFAITGPRMSGRPNQSGPAPGARPRRTKGGGGSFTSRMEDRFRRRFDE, encoded by the coding sequence ATGCCACTCTCCGATCATGAGCAGCGGATGCTCGATCAGATCGAGAGCGCTCTCTACGCCGAGGATCCCAAGTTCGCTTCGAGCGTACGTGGTGGGGGATTCCGCGCACCGACCGCGCGGCGTCGTCTGCAGGGTGCGGCTCTCTTCGTTATCGGTCTGGCGATGCTGGTTTCCGGCGTGGCGTTCAAGGCCACGATGATTGGCAGCTTCCCGATTCTCAGCGTGGTTGGCTTCGTTGTGATGTTCGGTGGCGTGGTGTTCGCCATCACCGGTCCGCGAATGTCCGGGCGGCCGAACCAGTCCGGGCCCGCGCCGGGCGCGCGCCCGCGCCGCACCAAGGGTGGCGGCGGCTCGTTCACGAGCCGCATGGAAGACCGCTTCCGCCGCCGCTTCGACGAGTAG
- the rsmH gene encoding 16S rRNA (cytosine(1402)-N(4))-methyltransferase RsmH — MKHSATSSEAHARASWPLPEPTLAYFPNARFVTSDRDLGAGARLSTAHRCDVFLKARGGVAVADKDFGHVPVLLERCVELLAPALTRHQPDGSGAVLVDATLGAGGHAQRFLTELPGLRLIGLDRDPSALDTAGARLAPFADRITLVHTRYDGIDEALAESGYAANESIDGVLFDLGVSSMQLDRAERGFAYAQDAPLDMRMDPSSPLTAADIVNTYDEAELANILHRYGEERFARRIATHIVRQRASAPFTSTAELVALLYQAIPAAARRTGGHPAKRTFQALRIAVNDELDTLRRAIPAALDALTVAGRIVVMAYQSLEDRIVKREFADAVASRTPVDLPFELPGRGPRFKSLTRGAERADADEIERNPRSTAVRLRALQRLESEGQPQRRVTKKGDS; from the coding sequence ATGAAGCACTCGGCGACATCATCTGAGGCGCATGCCCGTGCATCGTGGCCTCTGCCCGAACCGACCCTGGCGTACTTCCCCAACGCCAGGTTCGTAACTTCGGACAGGGACCTCGGTGCAGGGGCGCGTCTTTCCACTGCCCATCGTTGCGATGTGTTCTTGAAGGCGCGGGGAGGTGTTGCGGTGGCCGACAAGGACTTCGGGCATGTGCCCGTGCTGCTGGAGCGATGCGTCGAACTGCTCGCCCCGGCGCTGACCCGCCACCAGCCCGACGGCTCCGGCGCGGTGCTCGTCGACGCCACGCTTGGCGCGGGCGGGCACGCGCAACGATTCTTGACCGAACTTCCGGGCCTGCGGTTGATCGGGCTCGACCGCGATCCCAGCGCCCTGGACACCGCCGGCGCCCGGCTCGCGCCGTTCGCCGACCGAATCACCCTGGTGCACACCCGGTATGACGGCATCGACGAAGCCCTGGCCGAATCCGGCTACGCCGCAAACGAATCGATCGACGGGGTGTTGTTCGATCTGGGCGTCTCCTCGATGCAGCTCGACCGGGCCGAGCGGGGGTTCGCGTATGCCCAGGACGCGCCGCTGGACATGCGGATGGATCCGTCGTCGCCGCTGACCGCGGCCGACATCGTGAACACCTACGACGAGGCCGAGCTGGCGAACATCCTGCACCGCTACGGCGAGGAGCGATTCGCTCGCCGCATCGCCACCCACATCGTCCGGCAGCGGGCCAGCGCCCCGTTCACCTCGACGGCCGAGTTGGTGGCCCTGCTGTACCAGGCGATTCCGGCTGCGGCCCGGCGTACCGGCGGGCATCCGGCCAAGCGCACCTTCCAGGCGCTGCGGATCGCGGTCAACGACGAGCTGGACACGCTGCGCCGGGCCATCCCGGCCGCACTGGATGCCCTCACCGTGGCCGGTCGCATCGTGGTGATGGCCTACCAGTCGCTGGAAGACCGGATCGTCAAGCGCGAGTTCGCCGACGCGGTGGCCTCCCGCACGCCGGTGGACCTCCCGTTCGAGCTGCCCGGCCGCGGCCCGCGATTCAAATCGCTGACCCGCGGTGCCGAGCGCGCCGACGCCGACGAAATCGAACGTAACCCTCGCAGCACCGCCGTGCGACTACGGGCCTTGCAACGGCTGGAATCCGAGGGACAACCACAGCGGCGGGTGACCAAGAAGGGCGACTCATGA
- the lppM gene encoding lipoprotein LppM, with protein MLMLLVPLATGCLRARASLTISPDDLVSGEIIAAAKPKTPKDTGPQLDTNNLPFNQKVAVSNYDSDGYVGSQAVFSDLTFGELPQLANMNSDAAGVNVSLRRNGNVVILEGRADLTSLTDPDADVELTVAFPGVVTSTNGDRVDPDAVSWKLKPGVVSTMTAQARYTDPNTRSFTGAGVWLAIASFAAAGVVALLAWMSRDRSERFTTPGNQPPS; from the coding sequence ATGCTGATGCTGCTGGTCCCCCTGGCGACCGGATGCCTGCGAGCCAGAGCCTCGCTGACCATCTCGCCCGATGACCTGGTGTCCGGGGAGATCATCGCGGCGGCCAAGCCGAAAACTCCCAAGGACACGGGTCCGCAACTGGACACCAATAACTTGCCGTTCAATCAGAAGGTCGCGGTGTCGAACTACGACAGCGACGGCTACGTCGGGTCGCAGGCGGTGTTCTCCGATTTGACGTTCGGCGAGTTACCGCAGCTGGCCAACATGAACTCCGACGCCGCCGGCGTCAACGTGTCGCTGCGTCGCAACGGCAACGTGGTGATCCTGGAAGGCCGCGCGGATCTGACGTCGCTGACCGATCCCGACGCCGACGTCGAGCTGACCGTCGCCTTTCCCGGCGTCGTGACCTCGACCAACGGCGACCGCGTCGATCCCGATGCGGTGTCGTGGAAGCTCAAGCCGGGCGTGGTGAGCACGATGACCGCCCAGGCGCGCTACACCGATCCCAACACCCGTTCCTTCACCGGCGCGGGCGTATGGCTGGCCATCGCGTCGTTCGCGGCGGCGGGCGTGGTCGCGCTACTGGCCTGGATGAGCCGGGACCGCTCCGAGCGGTTCACCACACCGGGCAATCAGCCGCCCAGTTAG
- a CDS encoding GNAT family N-acetyltransferase, producing the protein MAIFLIDLPPNDMERRLSDALGVYVDAMRYPRGTENQRAAMWLEHIRRRGWQAAAAVEADAAEGGDVPPASELSDAPLLGVAYGYPGAPGQWWQQQVVLGMQRGGLPPQEIAQLMNSYFELTELHIHPRAQGRGIGEALARRLLAGRCERNVLLSTPETNGEANRAWRLYRRLGFNDIIRGYHFAGDPRAFAILGRPLPL; encoded by the coding sequence TTGGCGATATTCCTCATCGATCTGCCGCCGAACGATATGGAGCGCCGTCTCAGTGACGCCCTCGGGGTCTACGTCGACGCCATGCGATACCCCCGGGGCACCGAGAACCAGCGCGCGGCCATGTGGCTCGAACACATCCGCCGGCGTGGGTGGCAGGCCGCCGCCGCGGTCGAGGCGGACGCGGCCGAGGGCGGCGATGTGCCGCCGGCGTCGGAACTGAGCGATGCGCCGTTGCTCGGAGTGGCCTACGGCTACCCGGGGGCGCCCGGGCAGTGGTGGCAGCAGCAGGTTGTGCTGGGGATGCAGCGCGGTGGCCTGCCACCTCAGGAGATCGCGCAGCTGATGAACAGCTATTTCGAGCTGACCGAGCTGCACATTCATCCGCGTGCGCAGGGCCGCGGCATCGGCGAGGCGCTGGCCCGCAGGCTGCTCGCCGGCCGCTGCGAGCGCAATGTGCTGCTCTCGACGCCGGAAACCAACGGTGAGGCCAATCGCGCCTGGCGGTTGTATCGACGGTTGGGCTTCAACGACATCATCCGCGGCTACCACTTCGCCGGTGACCCACGGGCATTCGCGATCCTGGGCCGCCCGCTGCCGCTCTAG
- a CDS encoding peptidoglycan D,D-transpeptidase FtsI family protein, with amino-acid sequence MSRGDDGRTRRSGPTRGPRKPQGVKDVRQPNHARKSEKAQNGRNAEEPKGFRKAKKSDEAALGHSARERRTRQVVETGTRGASFVFRHRAGNLVILALTLVAAAQLFVLQVTNAPKLRAQAAGQLKVTDVSKAVRGSIVDRNNQQLAFTIESRALTFQPKRIRQQLEEAKKKNPAAPDPQARLRDIAKEVSSRLNNKPDYATVLKKLQTDDNFTYLARAVDPAVASAISDKYPEVGSERQDLRQYPGGSLAANIVGGIDWDGHGLLGLEDSMDSVLSGTDGSVTYDRGSDGVVIPGSYRNRHKAVNGSTVQLTIDDDIQFYVQQQVQQAKNMSGAHNVSAVVLDAKTGDVLAMANDNTFDPAQDIGRQGDRQLGNLSVSSPFEPGSVNKIVTASSVIEYGLSNPDEVLQVPGSINMGGVTIHDAWDHGVMPYTTTGVFGKSSNVGTLMLAQRVGPERFYDMVRKFGLGQRTNVGLPGESAGLVPPIDQWSGSTFSNLPIGQGLSMTLLQMTDMYQTIANDGVRIPPRIIKATIASDGTRTEEARPEGVRVVSPQTAQTVRQMLRAVVQHDPMGYQQGTGPAAAVPGYQMAGKTGTAQQINPGCGCYFDNVYWITFAGMATVDNPRYVIGIMMDNPDRNADGTPGHSAAPLFHNIAGWLMQRENVPLSPDPGPPLTLQVT; translated from the coding sequence GTGAGTCGCGGCGACGACGGCCGGACACGGCGGTCGGGACCCACGCGGGGTCCGCGTAAACCGCAGGGAGTCAAGGACGTCCGGCAACCGAACCACGCTCGGAAGTCGGAGAAGGCGCAAAACGGACGAAATGCGGAGGAGCCGAAGGGATTCCGCAAGGCCAAGAAATCCGACGAGGCCGCACTTGGCCACTCGGCCCGCGAGCGGCGCACCCGGCAGGTCGTCGAGACCGGTACCCGCGGCGCGTCGTTCGTCTTCCGGCATCGCGCCGGCAACCTGGTCATCTTGGCGCTGACGCTGGTCGCGGCCGCCCAGCTGTTCGTCCTGCAGGTGACCAACGCGCCCAAACTGCGGGCTCAGGCCGCCGGCCAGCTCAAGGTCACCGACGTCTCGAAAGCCGTCCGTGGCAGCATCGTTGACCGCAACAACCAGCAATTGGCGTTCACCATCGAGTCGCGGGCCCTGACGTTTCAGCCGAAGAGGATCCGCCAGCAATTGGAAGAGGCCAAGAAGAAGAACCCGGCCGCTCCCGATCCGCAGGCCCGGCTGCGGGATATCGCCAAAGAGGTTTCCAGCCGGCTGAACAACAAGCCGGACTACGCGACCGTGCTGAAGAAGCTGCAAACCGACGACAATTTCACCTATTTGGCGCGTGCCGTGGACCCGGCCGTCGCCAGCGCGATCTCGGACAAGTACCCCGAGGTCGGCTCCGAGCGCCAAGATCTGCGTCAGTACCCGGGCGGATCGCTGGCGGCCAACATCGTCGGCGGTATCGACTGGGACGGTCATGGCCTGCTCGGACTCGAGGACAGCATGGACTCCGTGTTGTCGGGAACCGACGGCTCGGTCACCTACGACCGCGGCTCGGACGGCGTGGTCATTCCGGGCAGCTACCGCAACCGGCACAAGGCGGTCAACGGTTCGACCGTCCAGCTCACCATCGACGACGACATCCAGTTCTACGTGCAGCAGCAGGTCCAGCAGGCCAAGAATATGTCTGGGGCGCACAACGTTTCGGCCGTCGTCCTGGATGCCAAGACCGGTGACGTGCTGGCCATGGCCAACGACAACACTTTCGACCCGGCCCAGGACATCGGACGTCAGGGCGATCGGCAGCTGGGCAATCTCTCGGTGTCCTCGCCGTTCGAGCCGGGCTCGGTGAACAAGATCGTCACCGCGTCCTCGGTCATCGAATACGGCCTGTCGAATCCCGACGAGGTGCTGCAGGTTCCGGGGTCCATCAACATGGGTGGTGTCACCATTCACGACGCGTGGGACCACGGCGTGATGCCGTACACCACCACCGGCGTGTTCGGGAAATCGTCGAACGTCGGAACGCTGATGCTGGCTCAACGCGTTGGCCCGGAACGTTTTTACGACATGGTCCGCAAGTTCGGGCTGGGGCAGCGCACCAATGTCGGGCTGCCCGGTGAGAGCGCCGGGCTGGTGCCGCCGATCGACCAGTGGTCGGGCAGCACGTTCTCCAACCTGCCCATCGGCCAAGGTCTTTCGATGACCCTGTTGCAGATGACCGACATGTACCAGACGATCGCCAACGACGGGGTGCGGATTCCGCCGCGAATCATCAAGGCCACCATCGCTTCCGACGGCACCCGGACCGAAGAAGCGCGCCCGGAAGGTGTTCGGGTGGTTTCGCCGCAGACCGCGCAGACCGTGCGCCAAATGCTGCGTGCTGTCGTGCAACACGACCCGATGGGCTACCAGCAGGGCACCGGTCCCGCGGCCGCGGTGCCCGGCTACCAGATGGCCGGCAAGACGGGTACCGCTCAGCAGATCAACCCGGGCTGCGGCTGCTACTTCGACAACGTCTACTGGATCACCTTCGCCGGGATGGCCACCGTCGACAACCCGCGCTACGTGATCGGCATCATGATGGACAACCCGGACCGCAACGCGGACGGTACGCCCGGGCACTCGGCGGCTCCGCTGTTCCACAACATCGCGGGCTGGTTGATGCAGCGTGAGAACGTCCCGCTGTCACCCGACCCCGGCCCGCCGCTCACTCTGCAGGTCACTTAG
- a CDS encoding alpha-(1->6)-mannopyranosyltransferase A translates to MTTPIDTGPKRSVAQRLSELKAFAAAPQARPAKLGFVGSVLITAGGLGAGSTKPHDPLLESIHMSWLRFGHGLVLSSILLWTGVALMLFAWLTLGRRVIAGETTEFMMRATTGFWLAPLLLSVPVFSRDTYSYLAQGALLRDGFDPYAVGPVANPNVLLDNVSPIWTITTAPYGPVFILIAKLVTVVAGNHVIAGTMLLRLCMLPGLALLIWAAPRLAHHIGTSGATALWICVLNPLVLIHLMGGVHNEMLMVGLMTAGIALTFQGRHGLGITLVTVAVAVKATAALSLPFLVWVWMRHLRDQRGYRPLQAFAAATAMGLLIFVAVFGVLSVAAGVGLGWLTALAGSVKIINWLTVPTAAANVIHFLVNGIVPVNFYATLRVTRLIGIGIIAVSLPLLWWRFRRDDRGALTGMAWSMLIVVLFVPAALPWYYSWPLAVASPLAQSRRAIAVIGGLSTWAMVIFKPDGSHGMYSWLHFSMATVAALLVWRALYRAPEARAEQAEEPLAA, encoded by the coding sequence ATGACCACGCCGATCGACACCGGTCCGAAACGATCTGTCGCCCAGCGGCTTTCGGAACTGAAGGCGTTCGCTGCCGCTCCGCAGGCCCGCCCGGCAAAGCTGGGCTTCGTGGGTTCGGTGCTGATCACCGCCGGCGGCCTGGGCGCGGGCAGCACCAAGCCACACGACCCCCTGCTGGAGTCGATCCACATGTCCTGGCTGCGATTTGGCCACGGGCTGGTGCTGTCGTCGATTCTGCTGTGGACGGGCGTGGCGCTGATGTTGTTCGCGTGGCTGACGCTGGGCCGCCGCGTCATCGCAGGCGAAACCACCGAGTTCATGATGCGCGCCACCACCGGCTTCTGGTTGGCGCCCCTGCTGCTGTCGGTGCCGGTTTTCAGCCGCGACACCTATTCCTATCTGGCCCAGGGCGCGCTGCTGCGCGACGGCTTCGACCCGTATGCCGTGGGCCCGGTCGCGAATCCGAACGTGTTGTTGGACAACGTAAGTCCCATTTGGACGATCACCACCGCACCGTATGGTCCGGTGTTCATTCTCATTGCCAAGCTCGTCACGGTGGTGGCCGGCAATCACGTGATCGCCGGGACCATGCTGCTGCGGCTGTGCATGCTGCCCGGGCTGGCGCTGTTGATCTGGGCCGCTCCCCGACTGGCCCACCACATCGGCACCAGCGGCGCCACGGCGTTGTGGATCTGTGTGCTGAACCCGCTGGTGTTGATCCACCTGATGGGCGGGGTGCACAACGAGATGCTGATGGTGGGTCTGATGACCGCCGGGATCGCGCTGACCTTCCAAGGCCGTCACGGCCTGGGTATCACCCTGGTGACGGTCGCGGTCGCGGTCAAAGCCACCGCCGCACTGTCGTTGCCGTTTCTGGTCTGGGTGTGGATGCGCCATCTGCGCGACCAACGCGGATATCGGCCGTTGCAGGCATTCGCGGCGGCCACCGCGATGGGCCTGCTGATCTTCGTCGCGGTGTTCGGCGTCTTGTCCGTGGCGGCCGGCGTCGGATTGGGCTGGCTGACCGCGCTGGCCGGATCGGTGAAGATCATCAACTGGCTGACGGTGCCGACCGCGGCGGCGAACGTGATCCACTTCCTCGTCAACGGGATTGTCCCGGTGAACTTCTACGCCACGCTGCGGGTCACCCGCTTGATCGGCATCGGGATCATCGCCGTATCGCTGCCGCTGCTGTGGTGGCGGTTCCGGCGCGACGACCGGGGCGCACTGACCGGTATGGCGTGGTCGATGCTGATCGTGGTGTTGTTCGTACCGGCCGCCCTGCCGTGGTATTACTCCTGGCCGCTGGCGGTGGCGTCGCCGCTGGCCCAGTCGCGCCGGGCGATCGCCGTCATCGGCGGGCTCTCGACCTGGGCGATGGTGATCTTCAAGCCCGACGGATCGCACGGCATGTATTCCTGGCTGCACTTTTCGATGGCCACCGTGGCCGCGCTGCTGGTCTGGCGGGCGCTGTACCGCGCCCCGGAAGCGCGCGCCGAACAGGCCGAAGAACCGCTGGCCGCCTAG
- a CDS encoding mycobacterial-type methylenetetrahydrofolate reductase yields MTLNTIALELVPPNADEGRERALEEASKVVRYSAESGLAGRIRHVMIPGIIAEDDDRPIVMKPKFDVLDFWSVIKPELPGIDGLCTQVTAFMDESTLRGRLTQLTDAGMEGVVFVGVPRTMNDGEGSGVAPTDALSIYRDLVVNRGVILIPTREGEHGRFNFKCDQGATYGMTQLLYSDAIVGFLTDFAKTTDHRPEILLSFGFVPKMENKTGLINWLIQDPGNAAVAAEQDFVKQLAGREPPQKRQLMLDLYKRVVDGVAELGFPLSIHLEATYGLSGPAFATFAEMIDYWSPAQRV; encoded by the coding sequence GTGACTCTCAACACCATTGCGCTCGAGCTGGTGCCGCCGAACGCGGACGAGGGTCGGGAGCGGGCGCTTGAAGAGGCAAGCAAGGTTGTGCGGTATTCGGCCGAATCCGGTCTGGCCGGCCGCATCCGTCACGTGATGATTCCCGGCATCATCGCCGAGGACGACGACCGTCCCATCGTGATGAAGCCCAAGTTCGACGTGCTCGACTTCTGGTCGGTCATCAAGCCCGAACTGCCGGGGATCGACGGCCTGTGCACCCAGGTCACCGCCTTCATGGACGAATCGACGTTGCGTGGGCGGCTCACCCAGCTGACCGACGCCGGCATGGAAGGCGTGGTGTTCGTCGGCGTCCCGCGCACGATGAACGACGGCGAGGGCTCCGGGGTCGCGCCGACCGACGCCCTGTCGATCTATCGCGACCTGGTAGTTAACCGCGGCGTGATCCTGATTCCCACCCGCGAGGGCGAGCACGGCCGGTTCAACTTCAAATGCGACCAGGGCGCCACGTACGGCATGACGCAGCTGTTGTACTCCGACGCGATCGTGGGCTTCTTGACCGATTTCGCCAAGACCACTGATCACCGGCCCGAGATCCTGCTGTCGTTCGGCTTCGTACCGAAGATGGAGAACAAGACGGGCCTGATCAACTGGCTCATTCAGGACCCGGGCAACGCCGCGGTGGCAGCCGAGCAAGACTTCGTCAAACAGCTGGCCGGCCGCGAACCGCCGCAGAAGCGCCAGTTGATGCTCGACCTGTACAAGCGGGTGGTGGACGGCGTCGCCGAACTCGGCTTCCCGCTGAGCATCCACCTGGAGGCGACCTACGGGCTGTCCGGTCCGGCGTTTGCGACCTTCGCCGAGATGATCGACTACTGGTCGCCCGCCCAGCGCGTCTAA